The window ACCAGGGCTTTCAAGGTGGTGCCGTAGATCTGGATCATTTCGTAGAAGCGGTAGATGGTCGGATCCGTTGGAACACCCGACAGGCTGCCGCGCAGCGGGATGATTTGCAGGCGGGCGACCGAGTCGGCGTCCAGGTCCAGTTTTTCGCCGATCACTTTGGCAGCGGCTTCAGGCAGCGGATGCTGGCCGAGCAGGGCGGCAGTGACATAAGCCAGACCGAGGCCGGTGCCTTGGGTGACGTCTTCGAAAGACAGATTCTTGCGGGCCTTGGCGTCGAGGATTTTCGCGGTCAGCTCGAGGCTGGTGTCGTTGTAAGCGTGGGACTGTTGCATGGTGTCTCTCCTATCGGGCTTGCTTGGTGAGTGTTGCTTGGGTGTGAAGCAATCTTCTGCCGTTTGCTCGATAGCGTCCAAGATCGATAAACAATCCTTCGCATAAGTCCTGCCTATAGATGCCTGTTGGAGAGTTCATGAAAGTTGCAAACTTAGAAGCGAAGCTATTGATCCCCAACGGCTACCCGGTCTGGATTGGCGTGACGGAGGTATGCATCGGAGGGGAGGGCACGGCCATGCGTTTTGTCTTGCCCTTGGACGGGCATAACCTGCCATTGCTGCATCGTCAGGAAACGAAACTGGTAGTGGCGCTTGAGGGGCAACTGGATATTCGCGCCGGTCGACAGCGCATTGCGTTGCTTGAAGAGGGGGAAGTGAGGTGATCGCCTCGATCTATTTCAAGCCGCTTCTCTGTTGGCATTTATTTCGAGCAATGTTGCGCTTTTTTCGCTCAGGTAATGACTGAAGCGCGAGCGAAGCCAGCGTTCGCCCGGATCGTTGTCCAGCGTGGCGCTCCATGACATGGATAGATCAAGGGACGGGAGATTCATCGGAACGGGGTCCGCGCGTAAACCACCTTGCCGCGTCATGGCCTTCGCGACGTAATCGGGTACGACGGCCAACATTTGCGTGCCCTCAAGCAGTGTTTTAAGTGCGCTGTATTGTGGAACAGCCAGGAGTACCTGGCGCTGCCGCCCCAGAGATCCCAGCGCTCGGTCAATGTAATCGGACGCTTCACCGTTGACCGAAATAGAGACGTGTGGACGATCGCAGTACTCGTTGAGGTCCAGGGCACCGGCCATGTTGTCGGCGCTCAAAACAGTAGGACGAATGCTGCGCAGGAATTTGCGTTTAGCATTGGCGGGGAGTTCGCGGCAATGGCAAACGCCCAGTGACACCTCGCCTGTCGACAGCTGATTGGCCAGCAATGAGTGGTCGGTACGACGCACGACAAAACCGACTTGAGGCGCTTCAATACGCAGTTGGCGCAGCAGGTCAGGCAGCAACGAATATTCAACATCATCCGAAAGACCAATCCTGAAAACGCTGGTACTGGTCAGGGGATCGAATTCACTCATGTTGCTCAGCGCTGCCGCCATGGTGTCGAGGGCAGGGGTCAAGGCGAGTTGTATATTGAATGCTCTGCTCGTTGGCTCCATGGTTCTGCCCATGCGAATGAACAGCGGGTCATCGAAAAACTGACGCAGCCGACTCAGGGAGGCACTGATCGCCGATTGGCAGAGAAACAATTTCTCACCGGCGCGGGTAAGATTTCGTTCGTGCATCAGCGTTTCGAAAACGATCAAAAGACTGAAGTCGATTTTGCGCAGATCGTTTCTGTTCATCGTCATCACCAAAAGGGTTGCGGCCCGTCATTGTGCTTCAGCGCGCAAAGAGCGATGTTCAAAGGGCATCTGACTCGTTGCCTGTGAGCCTCTAAGCGGACGGTAATAATCAAGTCAATTAAACGGCTTTGGAGGCCTGTGTTAATTGAAATGCCGCTTTCGTTGGCTTGGATGTATGGTGAATGATGATGACTTGATTAGCACTTCTACGTAGGTTTCAATCGTCTAAGGTATAAGTGGTAGGGGCTAATACTTGAGTATAAGGGGGGGGGTTAATTGCGTAGGTCGGGTGAGTGAGCCGGAAAAGAAACAATCAATATTTTGCAGTTAACTAGCGAGGTTTAACAAAGTGCATCGCGATTGTCAGTTTGCGATAAAACCTGCCTCTCTATCCCTCAGGATTTGCTCAATACAATCAATCATCAGTTGTCCGTCGAATGGTTTGCTGAGAAAACAGATCGCTCCCGCGGATTTTGCACGTTTGCGAACCGACTCCTCCGGGTATGCGGTGATGAAGATAATGGGGATGTCGTGCCCTTTACTGAGGAGTTCAGATTGCAGATCCAAGCCCGTCATGCCCGGCATTTGAACGTCCGAGATCAGGCAGTCCGTGCCGTAGTTTTTGGCGCAGGCGAGAAAATCTTCGGCACAGGAAAAAAGACTGGGTTCACAGCCCATGGAACGCACCAGACTACTGAGTGCGATTCGGCCAGATTCGTCATCGTCGACGATGGAGATCACAGGGACTTTGTTCACTGCGCGGATCCTGGGCGCAACATCAATGGATTCGAAACAGCTGAAAAGCTATCGCGCCAATTCCACTCTATTTGCCAATAACCCTAAAAGAAATCATACACACGTATGTGTTGCTCAGCGTTTTGGTCCGATCCCCAGGTTTTGTGCCATGCGAACCAAGTCTGCAAACGACTTTGCGCGCATTTTCTTCATCACATGGCCGCGATGGATTTTGACGGTGATTTCACTCAGATTCAGTTCTCCCGCAATCTGTTTATTCATCAGGCCCTTGGCTGCGTGGACCATGACCTCTCGCTCACGGGCCGTCAGCGATTGGTAACAGGCATGCATTTGCGCGTCCTGCTGGTCGATTTCCCGGCGCTTGGCATCCTTGTGGTGAGCAGCGGCGACCGCATCCAGCAAATCCTGATCGCGGAACGGTTTGACCAGAAAATCCACGGCCCCGGCTTTCATCGCCTTGACTGACATGGCGATGTCCCCATGGCCCGAGATGAAGATGATGGGCAATGCGATCTTCGACTCCACCAACTGATGTTGGAACTCCAGGCCACTGGCGCCCTGGAGCCGAACATCGAGCACCAGACAGCTGGGCGCATCGGGATCGGGCAGTTTTAGAAACTCTGCGGGCGAGGCAAACGTCTGCACTTGGAGTCCCACCGAACGAAAGAGACTACTGAGCGCTTCGCGCATGGGGGCCTCGTCGTCAATCACGAAGACGACAGGGCTCTTATCCATGGAAGAAATATCTTCGTTCACGCAGGCTCCTCATTGCTGTCGGGGAAGGACAAGTGGAATGCCGCGCCTTTACCGTCTTCACTTGTCGCCCAGATGCGGCCGCCATGGGCGTCAATGATCGATCGACAAATGGATAACCCCATGCCCATTCCGTCGGGCTTGGTTGTGTAGAAAGCGTTGAAGAGTCTGGGCATGCTTTGTGGCGAAATACCGGGGCCGTTGTCTTTGACATCCACGCACAGTTCGCCCGCATCAGAACGCCTGAGGCACACATGGAGCGTGCGAGGGTTACCTTTGGTATTGGACATCGCCTGCACACCATTCATGATCAGATTGATGATGACCTGCTGGAGTTGGACGCGGTCACCCATGATCTCGGCTGCCTCAATATCGTATTGATGGTCTAGCACAATTTTGTTCCGTCTGACCTCCCTGTCGACCAGCGCCAATGACTCTTCAATGACCTCCATGAGATCAACGGGGACGCTCTGAGGATCGGTCTTGCGTGACATTGCCCGGATACGTCGAATCACTTCGCTCGCACGATGGGTCTCGCTCATCATCCGCTCCATCGCACTGCGCACCTCATCGATGTTTGGATTATCGCGATTCAACCAGCGCAAACCGGCAGTGCCATTGGTGGTCACGGCGGCCAATGGCTGGTTGACTTCATGTGCTATCGATGCCGCCAGTTCACCCAATGTGGTGATCCGGGTCACGTGAGCCAGTTCAGTCTGCGAGCGATGGAGCGCTTCCTCAGACATCTTTGCATCAGTGACATCCATCAGCGCCCCGATGTATTCAAAATTCCCGGCAGCGTCCTGGACGGGATGAGCCAGCATTTGCACGTGCTTGATCCGCCCGTCAGCCATCAACAAGCGATACTCCACCTTGATGTGGGGCTCTTTCTGGTAGGCGTGCTTGATCGACACTTTGACCAGGTCCAGATCATCGGGATGGGTTTTTTTCAGGACGCTGGACAGCAGCGGTTCCTCGTCGTCGCCGAACTCGAATATTCGCCGAGCCTCGTCGGACCAGTACATCTCGCCGCCAGGGATCTTCAGACCAATGCTCCCGGTCTGACTCAGCCATTGAGCACCGGCCAGAAACGCTTCGCTGCGTCGCAGGGCATTGATAGCCTTTTTTTGCTCGGTGATATCGTTGTGAGTGGCCAAAATCGCTTTTGGTTGATTGCTCTCGTCCCGTGACAGTGAGCAGCGACTTATAACCGTCACGGGGGTTCCGTCACGTCGGTGTTCCACAACTTCGCCTTCCCATCGGCCGGTTTCAATCAGCGAGGCCATGATTTGTTCCCAGGTGAGCATCAGTTGAGGCCGCAGGAGCTTTCGAAAATCCTGACCGATAGCTTGTGCTTTGGACCAGCCATACAAGGCTTCGGCGCCCGGGCTCCAGGTAGTGATGATGCCGTTCATGTCTCGAACGATGATTGCGTCATGGGTTTGCGCAAGCATCCGCACCTGCTCTTGCAACTCGTCATTGGCTGCTTTGTTTTTCAGTGCCAGTAAAGTGGTGATACCGATCGCGGACAGGCTGACCAGACAACGGGCGAACGCGGAGCCGTTGAAGTCGCTGCCATGGGAAATAAAGAAAGCGGCCAACGTTAATCCAAAGCAGGAGAGCGAAACGCGAATTACACCTTTGCGGGAAAACAGGTTCACCGACATCAGAATCACGGCGACATAGAGCACCGCTATGGCGATATGGATGGAAGTGAGCGTGTCGATGATGAAGATCGCGCCTGCCAGCGTGGCGGCGCCAAATCTCTGGAGTTGCGTATGAGCAGCAGGGGCGGGGCTATCTACAGCTACCGTCGGTTCAATTGAGATTTTCATATCAATCAATAGGCCTGCTGGGAGTGCAATTCATCACGGGTGATTGCAGTGAACACCCCTGGCGAAATTGCAGCAAGCTAAACCCATACCGAATAGCGACGACGGAGACTAAGCGATCAAACCTGTCTTCGACGAGAAGAGCATGCGCACCAGGCGCAAAGGGCGATGCAGATACTCGGCAACTTGTGCGCTGTAGCTATTGCCGTTAATGCACCAGTTGCAAAAATGTTCGCAGTTGTTTGACAGGATTTTGTACTCTGATTCTCCGACTCTCGACATGGCCCGTACAATGATTTCGTCGCTGGAAAAAGCGCATTGTTCCTGATGTACCCAGATGGAACTGCCATTACCGAAGCGATCCAGGTCAGTGACTTCGATCGGGCCGGCTTGCAGCGATGCACTCAATCCAGAGTAATGAGCTACCTTGCCATCGCCAAGGTAGATGCCGTGATGGACATAGAACTTGCGCGGACTTACCAGGTGCGATCCAGCACTCAGTCGATCAGAATCGCGGACCATCAAGACTGCTTGCTTTGAGGTTGCTTCCCATGGTGTTGGCGCATCATTAGCGTTGCAGGTAGGGGATCCGTTCTCGAAAAACGGGTCACTCATGTTTGATTCACATTCCATGTTGACGACTGCCGAGTTCAAAAAGATCGAACCCAGGGAGGATGCAATGCCAATTGTTTTCATCAATAGCGTGTTCATGATGAAGTCCTCTGGAACCGTTGAAATTAGAGTATCTTTCCAGAGAGAAATAAGCAGTCGTGCATAGGTTTGCAGCCAATAGTCACTTTATATGTGTGACTCATACTTCAGTATTATTCGGAGCGCAGGTCCAGTTCTATCCGAATGAAGATTCAGCCGAGAGCGTTCCTGCCTGACACGCGATTTTTTATGGACGTTGCTTATTGTTCATGATCAATCAAACGCCAATTACTAACGCCTGCGTGCGATGCCTGCGACTGTTTCAGTTTCTGAAACGCTGGATTGCCATTTTTGCACATTCCACCAAGGTTGCCTCGGGGCGAAGATGAGCGCTCACGACTCTTGCCCCGCAGGGGAGAAGAGCCCTAAATCGTAGCCGCTGGCGCGATATGTATCGCAATAAGTGCTAGGAGACAACGAATGGATGAAGTCTCGAAACCGCAACCTTCGCCTTGGCATGAGGGCGAGTTGACCTTGCAACGCACAGTCGGTGCGGTGGACATGATGGTGGGTGTCGGCCAGCGGCAAATGTCCCGGGCGTGGATGCCGGACCAGCATCGCGAGTTTTATGCCCAATTGCCTTTTGTTGTATTGGGGGCTGTGGATCGGCAAGGTGATGTATGGGCAACGATTCGTGCTGGGCGACCTGGATTCATGAATTCGCCCGCACCGGAAATATTACGTATCAACCTGCAGCAGCAGCCGAACGATCCTGCCCAAAATGGCATGAAGCAGGGCGATGCCATTGGTATGTTGGGCATTGAGCTGCATACACGCCGACGCAATCGTATGAATGGCAACGTGCTGCGTCAGCTGGATGATGGTATCGAAATTTCCGTGACTCAGGCTTACGGTAATTGTCCGCGCTACATCAATCTACGCCAGTACGCATTTGTCGACGAGACAAGTGACACAGTGCTTGCCTTGACGACGGCAGACTTAAAGGTACGCCGCATGATCACCA of the Pseudomonas sp. MAG733B genome contains:
- a CDS encoding response regulator, which gives rise to MNKVPVISIVDDDESGRIALSSLVRSMGCEPSLFSCAEDFLACAKNYGTDCLISDVQMPGMTGLDLQSELLSKGHDIPIIFITAYPEESVRKRAKSAGAICFLSKPFDGQLMIDCIEQILRDREAGFIAN
- a CDS encoding LysR family transcriptional regulator; the encoded protein is MNRNDLRKIDFSLLIVFETLMHERNLTRAGEKLFLCQSAISASLSRLRQFFDDPLFIRMGRTMEPTSRAFNIQLALTPALDTMAAALSNMSEFDPLTSTSVFRIGLSDDVEYSLLPDLLRQLRIEAPQVGFVVRRTDHSLLANQLSTGEVSLGVCHCRELPANAKRKFLRSIRPTVLSADNMAGALDLNEYCDRPHVSISVNGEASDYIDRALGSLGRQRQVLLAVPQYSALKTLLEGTQMLAVVPDYVAKAMTRQGGLRADPVPMNLPSLDLSMSWSATLDNDPGERWLRSRFSHYLSEKSATLLEINANREAA
- the cynS gene encoding cyanase produces the protein MQQSHAYNDTSLELTAKILDAKARKNLSFEDVTQGTGLGLAYVTAALLGQHPLPEAAAKVIGEKLDLDADSVARLQIIPLRGSLSGVPTDPTIYRFYEMIQIYGTTLKALVHEQFGDGIISAINFKLDMKKVEDPEGGHRAVITLDGKFLPLRPF
- a CDS encoding response regulator transcription factor, translated to MDKSPVVFVIDDEAPMREALSSLFRSVGLQVQTFASPAEFLKLPDPDAPSCLVLDVRLQGASGLEFQHQLVESKIALPIIFISGHGDIAMSVKAMKAGAVDFLVKPFRDQDLLDAVAAAHHKDAKRREIDQQDAQMHACYQSLTAREREVMVHAAKGLMNKQIAGELNLSEITVKIHRGHVMKKMRAKSFADLVRMAQNLGIGPKR
- a CDS encoding ATP-binding protein, translating into MKISIEPTVAVDSPAPAAHTQLQRFGAATLAGAIFIIDTLTSIHIAIAVLYVAVILMSVNLFSRKGVIRVSLSCFGLTLAAFFISHGSDFNGSAFARCLVSLSAIGITTLLALKNKAANDELQEQVRMLAQTHDAIIVRDMNGIITTWSPGAEALYGWSKAQAIGQDFRKLLRPQLMLTWEQIMASLIETGRWEGEVVEHRRDGTPVTVISRCSLSRDESNQPKAILATHNDITEQKKAINALRRSEAFLAGAQWLSQTGSIGLKIPGGEMYWSDEARRIFEFGDDEEPLLSSVLKKTHPDDLDLVKVSIKHAYQKEPHIKVEYRLLMADGRIKHVQMLAHPVQDAAGNFEYIGALMDVTDAKMSEEALHRSQTELAHVTRITTLGELAASIAHEVNQPLAAVTTNGTAGLRWLNRDNPNIDEVRSAMERMMSETHRASEVIRRIRAMSRKTDPQSVPVDLMEVIEESLALVDREVRRNKIVLDHQYDIEAAEIMGDRVQLQQVIINLIMNGVQAMSNTKGNPRTLHVCLRRSDAGELCVDVKDNGPGISPQSMPRLFNAFYTTKPDGMGMGLSICRSIIDAHGGRIWATSEDGKGAAFHLSFPDSNEEPA
- a CDS encoding lecithin retinol acyltransferase family protein, with product MNTLLMKTIGIASSLGSIFLNSAVVNMECESNMSDPFFENGSPTCNANDAPTPWEATSKQAVLMVRDSDRLSAGSHLVSPRKFYVHHGIYLGDGKVAHYSGLSASLQAGPIEVTDLDRFGNGSSIWVHQEQCAFSSDEIIVRAMSRVGESEYKILSNNCEHFCNWCINGNSYSAQVAEYLHRPLRLVRMLFSSKTGLIA